The following proteins come from a genomic window of Lolium rigidum isolate FL_2022 chromosome 5, APGP_CSIRO_Lrig_0.1, whole genome shotgun sequence:
- the LOC124655242 gene encoding auxin-responsive protein SAUR76-like — protein MAKGGLSSKLRCMIKRWHSSSRISRTPTGGSHGVDGEEGPWGRGIGADDRGTAAGSTSFHGADGVPAGLHPVYVGKSHRRYLIAADLVGHPLFQNLVDRSGGGVGGVAGGTIVGCEVVLFEHLLWMLENADPQPESLDELVEYYAC, from the coding sequence ATGGCCAAGGGCGGGCTCAGCAGCAAGCTGCGGTGCATGATCAAGCGGTGGCACTCGTCCAGCCGGATCTCCCGCACGCCCACGGGCGGCTCGCACGGCGTGGACGGCGAGGAGGGCCCGTGGGGGCGCGGCATCGGCGCGGACGACCGCGGCACGGCAGCTGGGTCGACGTCCTTCCACGGCGCCGACGGCGTGCCCGCGGGCCTCCACCCGGTGTACGTCGGCAAGTCGCACCGCCGCTACCTCATCGCCGCCGACCTCGTCGGCCACCCGCTGTTCCAGAACCTCGTTgaccgctccggcggcggcgtgggcggtgTGGCCGGGGGCACCATCGTCGGCTGCGAGGTCGTGCTGTTCGAGCACCTCCTCTGGATGCTGGAGAACGCCGACCCGCAGCCCGAGTCTCTCGACGAGCTCGTCGAGTACTACGCCTGTTGA
- the LOC124655509 gene encoding putative disease resistance protein RGA3, whose translation MAELVVSMAIGPLMSMLKDKVSSYLLDQYKVMEGMEEQHKILKRKLPAIIDVITDAEEQATAHREGAKAWLQELKTVAYEANEVFDEFNYEALRREAKKKGHYTDLGVHAIKLFPTHNHVMFRHRMASKLSRVLQAVEVLIAEMHAFRFKYRPQPSVSKQWRQTDYVIVDPHEIVRRSRDKDKRNIVDTLLRQANNADLTVVPIVGMGGLGKTTLAQLIYNEHEIQKHFQLLLWVCVSDTFDVNSVAKSIVEASPKKNDDTEKSPLDRLQKLLNGQRYLLVLDDVWNRETHKWDMLKMCLQHGGTGSAVLTTTRDKQVAEIMGANTTHNLNDLDDVFIKEIIEARAFTPEKEKPTELVELVGEIVKRCCGSPLAATALGFVLRAKSSVEEWKAVSCSSSICTNETGILPILKLSYNDLPSYMKQCFAFCAVFPKDYKIDVEKLIQLWIANGFIPEQNETNGRHIFNELASRSFFIDIENFNDDVEDYSRTICKIHDLMHDIAMSVMEKECVFASEKPNQTEWLSDTVRHLFLSCKETEGILNSSMEKRSPAIQTLLCDRFLRTPLQHLSKYSSLHALMLCTGGESFVLKPKYLHKLRYLDLSSSYMDALPEDISILYNLQVLDVSNCYYLAHLPRQMKYMTSLRHLYTHGCRKLESMPPELGKLTKLQTLTYFIAAVTGPDCSPDCSGVAELEHLNLGGQLELCQVENVREAEAKVANLGKKKNLKELRLRWTSVSDSKVLNNFEPHDGLQVLKIYSYGGKCMGMLQNMVEIHLFKCERLQVLFKCGTSFTFPKLKELRLEDLLDLERWWEINERQEGQIVFPVLEKLFVRHCGKLVALPEAPLLQESCGGFCSAFPALQVLELEGLESFQRWDVAESCGGEQILFPQLEELSIQNCPKLIAFPEAPLLQESCGGFHSAFPALQVLKLKDLESFQRWDVTVGGEQILFPQLEELSIQNCPKLMDLPEAPKLSVLEIEDGKQEIFHSVHRYISSLTKLILNLENTETTLEAECTVIAPMDINNKWFQKSHLTFMELGCCNSFFGSFPPEPWDYFIQLEELNIVRCHVLVHWPEKMFQSLISLKILQIRRCKNLTGYAQAPLEPSASERSQHLPGLEVLYLNNCESLVEMFNVPASLKKLDIYSCQKLESIFSKQQQGMSELVQGSSCIEVITRTAVSELSSSTRNHFCPCLEELSLDGCGNLPAVLKLPPSLKTIAISNCSSIQVLSCQLDGPPRPQVSTSINALEPSAETREHSLPPYLRSLSISSCDMLGGILRLPTSLEMLGIANNSGFISLEYLAGDPPSLKCLQFISCSALASLPNEPHAYRSMYSLSIRDCRAIKKLPRCLQQQLGSIEMKDLDAQNEVMAFNPKTWKKIPKMVSERRWYAKKRRQAKCTIEMQEA comes from the exons ATGGCAGAACTTGTGGTCTCCATGGCCATCGGGCCACTGATGTCCATGCTCAAGGACAAGGTTTCCAGCTACCTCCTCGACCAGTACAAGGTGATGGAGGGAATGGAGGAGCAGCACAAGATTCTCAAGCGCAAGCTTCCAGCCATCATTGACGTCATCACCGACGCTGAGGAGCAGGCGACGGCACACAGAGAAGGGGCGAAAGCATGGCTCCAGGAGCTCAAGACGGTGGCCTATGAAGCAAATGAAGTCTTTGATGAATTCAACTACGAAGCACTACGTCGTGAAGCCAAGAAGAAGGGTCACTACACCGATCTTGGCGTTCATGCAATCAAACTCTTCCCTACTCACAACCATGTCATGTTCCGTCACAGAATGGCTAGCAAGCTTAGCCGGGTTCTGCAAGCCGTTGAGGTCCTCATAGCAGAGATGCATGCCTTTAGGTTCAAGTACCGGCCACAGCCATCCGTGTCCAAGCAGTGGAGGCAGACAGATTATGTTATCGTTGACCCACATGAAATTGTTAGAAGATCTAGAGACAAAGATAAGAGGAATATTGTTGATACACTACTTCGTCAAGCTAACAATGCAGATCTCACAGTTGTTCCCATCGTTGGAATGGGGGGCCTTGGAAAGACCACATTAGCGCAGCTCATATACAATGAACATGAAATTCAGAAGCATTTCCAATTGTTGCTTTGGGTCTGCGTTTCTGATACCTTTGATGTGAACTCCGTGGCTAAGAGTATAGTTGAAGCATCTCCCAAGAAGAATGATGATACTGAAAAATCACCACTGGATAGACTTCAGAAATTGTTAAACGGACAAAGGTATCTCCTTGTATTGGATGATGTCTGGAACCGAGAGACCCATAAGTGGGACATGTTGAAGATGTGTCTTCAGCATGGTGGCACAGGTAGTGCAGTATTGACAACAACTCGTGACAAACAGGTTGCTGAAATCATGGGTGCAAATACAACCCATAATCTCAATGATTTGGATGATGTTTTCATAAAGGAAATTATTGAGGCTAGAGCATTCACTCCGGAGAAAGAAAAGCCTACAGAGCTAGTTGAGTTAGTTGGTGAGATTGTGAAGAGATGTTGTGGCTCTCCTTTAGCTGCAACTGCACTGGGCTTTGTACTTCGTGCCAAGAGCAGCGTGGAAGAATGGAAGGCAGTATCATGTAGCAGCAGTATTTGCACCAACGAAACTGGAATTCTGCCAATACTCAAGCTTAGCTACAATGACTTGCCATCATACATGAAGCAGTGCTTTGCTTTCTGTGCTGTATTTCCCAAGGATTACAAGATTGATGTGGAAAAGCTTATCCAACTATGGATAGCAAATGGATTTATCCCTGAACAAAATGAAACAAATGGAAGACATATTTTCAATGAGCTGGCATCAAGGTCATTCTTTATTGACATAGAAAATTTTAATGATGATGTGGAGGATTATTCTAGGACGATATGTAAAATCCATGATCTTATGCATGATATTGCAATGTCTGTTATGGAGAAAGAATGTGTTTTTGCAAGTGAGAAACCAAATCAGACTGAGTGGCTTTCAGATACTGTTCGGCATTTGTTTTTGTCATGTAAAGAAACAGAAGGTATTTTGAATAGTTCTATGGAGAAAAGATCTCCTGCTATCCAAACACTGCTATGCGATAGGTTTCTGAGGACCCCATTGCAGCATCTGTCAAAGTACAGCTCTTTGCATGCCTTGATGCTCTGTACAGGTGGAGAATCATTTGTACTGAAACCAAAGTATCTGCATAAGCTGAGGTACCTTGATCTCTCAAGCAGTTATATGGACGCACTTCCTGAAGATATAAGTATTCTATATAACCTACAAGTGTTGGATGTTTCCAACTGCTATTATCTTGCTCATCTTCCGAGGCAGATGAAGTATATGACTTCCCTCCGTCACCTCTACACCCATGGATGTCGGAAGTTGGAGAGCATGCCTCCAGAACTTGGAAAACTCACTAAGCTGCAGACTCTTACATATTTTATAGCAGCGGTTACTGGTCCTGATTGCAGTCCTGATTGCAGTGGTGTTGCAGAGCTGGAGCATTTAAACCTTGGTGGTCAGCTAGAGCTATGTCAGGTAGAGAATGTTAGAGAAGCAGAGGCAAAAGTGGCAAACCTCGGAAAAAAGAAGAATCTCAAAGAACTGAGATTAAGATGGACTTCTGTTTCTGACAGCAAGGTGCTCAACAATTTCGAACCTCATGATGGGCTGCAGGTTCTGAAGATATATTCCTACGGTGGAAAGTGTATGGGTATGTTGCAAAACATGGTTGAGATCCATCTTTTTAAATGTGAAAGATTGCAAGTGTTGTTCAAATGCGGTACATCCTTCACTTTTCCAAAACTGAAGGAGCTTAGGCTAGAAGATCTGTTGGATCTTGAGAGATGGTGGGAAATAAATGAGAGGCAAGAAGGACAAATAGTATTTCCTGTGCTTGAGAAGTTGTTTGTTAGGCATTGTGGAAAGTTGGTCGCATTACCTGAAGCACCATTGCTACAGGAATCATGTGGAGGTTTTTGCTCGGCGTTTCCAGCCCTACAGGTACTGGAACTGGAAGGCTTGGAGAGTTTTCAGAGATGGGATGTTGCA GAATCATGTGGAG GAGAACAAATATTGTTTCCTCAGCTCGAGGAACTGTCAATTCAGAATTGCCCAAAGCTGATAGCATTTCCCGAAGCACCTTTGCTACAGGAATCATGTGGAGGTTTTCACTCGGCGTTTCCTGCCCTACAGGTACTGAAACTGAAAGACTTGGAGAGTTTTCAGAGATGGGATGTTACAGTTGGAGGAGAACAAATATTGTTTCCTCAGCTCGAGGAACTGTCAATTCAGAATTGCCCAAAGCTGATGGATTTACCTGAAGCACCAAAACTAAGTGTATTAGAAATTGAAGATGGCAAGCAAGAGATATTTCATTCGGTACACAGATATATATCTTCACTGACCAAGCTAATACTTAATCTAGAAAACACAGAAACAACGCTAGAGGCCGAGTGCACTGTAATTGCACCAATGGACATCAACAATAAATGGTTCCAGAAATCTCATCTTACATTTATGGAGTTAGGATGCTGCAACTCATTCTTTGGATCATTTCCACCAGAGCCGTGGGACTATTTTATACAGCTTGAAGAGTTGAACATTGTTAGATGTCATGTGCTTGTCCATTGGCCTGAGAAAATGTTCCAAAGCTTGATATCCTTGAAGATTTTACAGATTAGAAGATGCAAAAATCTGACTGGATATGCACAAGCTCCTCTTGAGCCATCAGCATCTGAAAGGAGTCAACACCTGCCAGGTCTCGAGGTTCTTTACTTAAACAATTGTGAAAGTTTGGTAGAGATGTTCAATGTCCCAGCATCTCTCAAGAAATTGGATATTTATAGTTGCCAAAAGCTTGAGTCCATATttagcaagcagcagcaaggcATGTCAGAGTTAGTTCAAGGGTCTTCTTGCATTGAGGTAATCACACGTACAGCTGTATCAGAGTTGTCATCATCAACCAGGAATCACTTTTGTCCATGCCTAGAAGAGCTGTCTTTAGATGGGTGTGGAAATTTACCAGCGGTTCTGAAGCTTCCACCATCCTTAAAGACCATAGCTATTTCTAACTGCAGTAGTATTCAAGTCCTGTCATGTCAGCTGGATGGTCCCCCAAGACCACAAGTCAGTACTTCCATAAATGCGCTAGAGCCATCAGCAGAAACTAGAGAGCATTCACTCCCTCCTTATCTCAGATCTCTATCAATATCGTCCTGTGACATGTTGGGCGGAATTCTCCGCCTGCCCACGTCCCTCGAGATGCTGGGCATTGCGAACAACAGTGGGTTCATATCGTTGGAGTATCTGGCGGGAGATCCCCCATCGTTGAAATGCCTTCAGTTCATAAGCTGCAGTGCCCTGGCATCCCTACCGAATGAGCCGCATGCATACAGGTCTATGTATTCGCTTTCCATTAGAGACTGTCGTGCCATAAAGAAGCTCCCTAGATGCCTGCAGCAGCAACTGGGCAGCATTGAAATGAAAGATCTGGACGCCCAAAATGAAG TAATGGCATTTAATCCAAAGACATGGAAGAAAATACCAAAAATGGTCAGTGAGCGGAGGTGGTACGCCAAGAAGAGGAGGCAGGCCAAATGCACAATTGAAATGCAGGAAGCTTAG